A stretch of Phytoactinopolyspora mesophila DNA encodes these proteins:
- a CDS encoding glycosyltransferase 87 family protein, producing the protein MNSRTARPSRDDRLAAAASEWIGGPAGRHAGAEPMRWWGPLRVTLAVACFVLALGFIADKPCHDASWASRDDPTVWTAMCYSDVPFLYRERGFADGEIAYVDRALEYPVFTGAVMQASAYVAQTAQSVADPDPDDRRLAEGVRFYEFTALLMGIAALVVVVATARTVPRRPWDAMLVAASPVLLLSATINWDLLAVAMTSVAILAWTRERSAWAGVLIGLGAATKLYPVLLLGPMLLVAMRAPDRAAALGRLGVTAGAAVVTWLAVNIPVAMVAREGWASFFEFNADRGAEFGSIWHALEILGDTFGIAIFAGQDINRLAVGAGLILLGLIIVLAVVAPEPARLAQLAFLAVAAFVLINKVWSPQYTLWLLPLAVLAHPRWRELLVWQAAEVVYFVAVWLHLAGFYGEPIISAEIYALSIVLRVVALIWLAGFVVRDVLHPEHDPVRAYVSDPQEARPELATGRRGVR; encoded by the coding sequence GTGAACTCGCGCACCGCACGGCCGAGCCGAGACGATCGGCTGGCGGCTGCCGCCAGTGAGTGGATCGGGGGGCCGGCCGGAAGGCACGCCGGGGCGGAGCCCATGCGATGGTGGGGGCCGCTGCGGGTGACGCTCGCCGTGGCTTGTTTTGTTCTCGCTCTGGGTTTCATCGCCGACAAGCCCTGTCACGACGCCTCCTGGGCCAGCCGCGACGACCCAACCGTGTGGACGGCGATGTGCTACAGCGACGTCCCCTTCCTTTATCGCGAACGCGGCTTCGCCGACGGTGAGATCGCCTACGTCGATCGGGCGCTGGAATACCCGGTATTCACCGGAGCGGTCATGCAGGCTTCGGCCTACGTCGCTCAGACGGCCCAGTCCGTAGCCGATCCGGACCCTGACGATCGAAGGCTTGCCGAAGGGGTCCGCTTCTACGAATTCACCGCGTTGCTGATGGGCATCGCCGCTTTGGTCGTTGTCGTGGCGACAGCGCGGACCGTGCCGCGCAGGCCGTGGGACGCGATGCTCGTAGCGGCGTCGCCGGTGTTGCTCCTCAGCGCCACCATCAACTGGGACCTGCTGGCAGTCGCCATGACCAGCGTGGCGATACTGGCCTGGACGCGTGAGCGATCAGCCTGGGCCGGGGTACTGATCGGCCTCGGCGCGGCAACCAAGCTCTACCCCGTTCTGCTGCTGGGCCCCATGCTGCTTGTCGCCATGCGTGCACCCGACCGGGCAGCGGCGCTCGGAAGACTGGGGGTGACCGCCGGAGCCGCGGTAGTGACATGGCTCGCGGTGAACATTCCGGTGGCCATGGTGGCGCGCGAGGGCTGGGCGTCGTTCTTCGAGTTCAACGCGGACCGAGGAGCGGAATTCGGTTCGATCTGGCATGCCCTGGAGATTTTGGGTGACACCTTCGGGATTGCGATCTTTGCCGGCCAGGACATCAACCGCCTCGCTGTGGGCGCGGGACTGATCTTGCTGGGGCTGATCATCGTCCTCGCGGTCGTGGCTCCTGAACCGGCCCGTCTGGCACAGCTGGCGTTCCTCGCGGTGGCCGCCTTCGTGTTGATCAACAAAGTATGGTCTCCGCAGTACACACTGTGGCTCCTGCCACTCGCCGTGCTGGCCCACCCGCGCTGGCGGGAACTACTCGTCTGGCAGGCAGCGGAAGTTGTCTATTTCGTGGCCGTGTGGTTGCACCTGGCCGGTTTCTACGGTGAGCCGATCATCTCGGCCGAGATCTACGCGCTCTCGATTGTGCTGCGTGTCGTGGCTCTCATCTGGCTGGCCGGATTTGTGGTCCGGGACGTCTTGCATCCCGAACACGATCCCGTGCGCGCGTACGTGTCCGACCCGCAAGAGGCCAGACCCGAACTCGCCACCGGCCGGCGGGGAGTGCGATGA
- a CDS encoding transglycosylase domain-containing protein produces MTDAGRRANAARGGSRRRYAAHGKNAQSGAAGKAGKPRKRGWRKFVSFKAFFLYFLGFTCLGVIGIGVVYAWTDIPEPNDFALSETTIVYYSDGETELGRFNAENRESVDLSQIPEHVRNAVLAAEDRRFYSNPGFDPAGIARAGLNFVRSGGEIDGGGSGITQQYVKNYYLTQDQSWDRKINELFVSIKIDQQLDKDDILASYLNTIWYGRDGLYGVQTAAKSYFGKPVSETTLEEGIALATILRSPHRYDPTLGPENTERFEARFRFVLDGMLAMGTVAPEEAREAEPPEVQPRQDQNRLGGPNGYLLQQVEKEMRAAGIDEAEIRTGGLRVITTFDKDAQEAAVRAVEEERPTESAEGVRIGLAAVRPEDGGVIAMYGGPDAVEQSFNDAIDGKQQAGSAFKPFTLIAALEEGISLESRYWGNSPFDPPELGPPVNNQNDADYGEAVDLVESMERSINTAFVDLTMQLGPSRVVDALIRAGVPENAEDLENDARVTLGIGKVSTVEMAEIYATLAAGGRQTDWYTVRRVTDRGGNVVHSVEPEPKAVFDAAVVADTTYALTQVVDGENGTGHVARELGRPSAGKTGTHQDLTAWYAGYTPQLATAVSFIRGEGEAGGTESLRGIDGESSFPGGRYPARIWTAFMSAVLEDEEVLEFPERADVGEPVNPEPTEEPTPEPTREPEPPREEDDVSGGDESGADEGGNQGGNQGGNQGGNDRGGDHSGDDGGTDDGTDQGDDGGTGDESGGDDENGDVWGGNQNGNQNGNDRGNDRGGDEDGTDQGDDGTDEGDAGWD; encoded by the coding sequence GTGACGGACGCAGGACGTAGAGCGAACGCCGCGCGCGGAGGATCGCGCCGGCGTTATGCTGCGCACGGTAAGAACGCGCAGAGCGGTGCGGCCGGCAAAGCCGGTAAGCCCAGGAAACGTGGTTGGCGGAAGTTCGTCAGCTTCAAGGCGTTCTTCCTGTACTTCCTCGGCTTCACCTGCCTGGGAGTCATCGGCATCGGCGTGGTCTACGCCTGGACGGATATCCCCGAGCCCAACGATTTCGCGCTGTCAGAGACGACCATCGTCTACTACAGCGACGGTGAGACCGAGCTGGGCCGGTTCAACGCCGAGAACCGGGAGAGTGTGGATCTCTCCCAGATTCCCGAACACGTGCGCAACGCCGTGCTCGCCGCTGAGGACCGCCGCTTCTACAGCAACCCTGGATTCGACCCCGCCGGCATTGCCCGCGCCGGACTCAATTTCGTCCGGTCCGGGGGAGAGATTGACGGCGGTGGGTCCGGCATCACCCAGCAGTACGTCAAGAACTACTACCTCACTCAGGACCAGAGCTGGGACCGTAAGATCAACGAGCTGTTCGTGTCGATCAAGATCGACCAGCAGCTCGACAAGGACGACATCCTGGCCTCGTACCTCAACACCATCTGGTACGGCCGCGATGGCCTGTACGGCGTGCAGACCGCGGCGAAGTCCTACTTCGGCAAGCCGGTGAGCGAAACCACTCTGGAGGAGGGGATCGCGCTCGCCACGATCCTGCGGTCCCCGCACCGCTACGACCCCACCCTGGGGCCGGAGAACACCGAGCGGTTCGAAGCGCGCTTCCGGTTCGTCCTCGACGGCATGCTGGCGATGGGTACGGTCGCTCCGGAAGAGGCCAGGGAAGCCGAGCCGCCTGAAGTCCAGCCACGGCAAGACCAGAATCGGCTCGGCGGGCCCAACGGGTACCTGCTGCAGCAAGTTGAGAAGGAGATGCGCGCCGCGGGCATCGACGAGGCTGAGATCAGAACGGGCGGCCTCCGGGTGATCACCACCTTTGACAAAGACGCCCAAGAGGCGGCGGTACGGGCGGTCGAGGAAGAACGGCCCACCGAATCCGCCGAAGGTGTGCGTATCGGCCTGGCAGCCGTGCGCCCCGAGGACGGCGGCGTCATCGCGATGTACGGGGGGCCGGACGCCGTCGAGCAATCGTTCAACGACGCCATAGACGGCAAACAACAGGCCGGCTCGGCATTCAAGCCCTTCACGCTGATCGCGGCTCTCGAGGAAGGGATTTCTCTCGAGAGCCGGTACTGGGGCAACTCACCGTTCGACCCGCCCGAACTCGGCCCGCCGGTCAACAACCAGAATGATGCCGACTATGGCGAGGCGGTTGATCTCGTCGAGTCGATGGAGCGATCGATCAACACGGCCTTCGTCGATCTCACCATGCAACTCGGGCCGAGCCGGGTCGTCGACGCACTGATCCGGGCCGGCGTGCCCGAGAACGCCGAGGATCTGGAGAACGACGCCCGCGTCACGCTGGGAATCGGCAAGGTCTCCACCGTGGAGATGGCCGAGATCTACGCCACCCTCGCGGCAGGCGGGCGACAGACCGACTGGTACACGGTCCGACGGGTCACCGACCGCGGCGGCAACGTTGTGCATTCGGTCGAACCGGAACCGAAGGCCGTGTTCGACGCCGCCGTCGTGGCCGACACCACGTACGCACTGACACAGGTTGTGGACGGTGAGAACGGGACCGGTCATGTCGCGCGGGAGCTCGGGCGCCCGTCGGCCGGTAAGACCGGAACTCACCAAGACCTGACCGCCTGGTACGCCGGCTACACGCCGCAGCTGGCCACCGCGGTCTCGTTCATCCGCGGTGAGGGCGAGGCCGGCGGCACTGAGTCGTTGCGTGGCATCGACGGAGAAAGCAGCTTCCCGGGCGGGCGGTACCCGGCGCGTATCTGGACCGCGTTCATGTCCGCCGTGCTCGAAGACGAGGAGGTTCTCGAGTTCCCGGAACGCGCCGATGTCGGCGAGCCGGTCAACCCGGAGCCGACCGAGGAGCCGACGCCGGAGCCGACCCGTGAGCCGGAGCCGCCGCGTGAAGAGGACGACGTGTCCGGCGGCGACGAATCCGGCGCAGACGAGGGCGGCAACCAAGGTGGCAACCAAGGTGGCAACCAAGGCGGCAACGACCGAGGTGGCGACCACTCAGGCGACGACGGCGGCACCGACGACGGCACCGATCAGGGCGACGACGGCGGCACCGGCGACGAGAGCGGCGGTGACGACGAGAACGGCGACGTCTGGGGCGGCAACCAGAACGGCAACCAGAACGGCAATGATCGTGGCAACGACCGCGGGGGCGACGAGGACGGCACCGATCAGGGCGACGACGGCACCGACGAAGGGGATGCCGGCTGGGACTGA
- a CDS encoding helix-turn-helix transcriptional regulator, with amino-acid sequence MGKRAEALELAVLGLLHDGPLHGYELRKQVNSLLGWGRAFSYGTLYPTLKEMVRRGHLAEDETIDTSGTSRSGRRGRIVYKLTPEGKERFTELLSAAGPSSWDDEQFGVHFAFFGRADADTRMRILIGRRSRLQERLEQFRSALNRTRERLDAYTLELQRHGLESVEREVKWLDGLISAEQRTNTSENNHSREHPLFPTSGSEPDRPSDHEKEKS; translated from the coding sequence GTGGGCAAGCGTGCCGAAGCTCTGGAGCTGGCCGTACTCGGTCTGCTCCATGACGGGCCGCTGCATGGCTACGAGTTGCGTAAGCAGGTGAACTCGCTGCTCGGGTGGGGCAGGGCATTCTCATACGGCACGCTCTATCCCACGTTGAAGGAGATGGTCCGGCGCGGGCATCTGGCCGAGGACGAAACCATCGACACCTCGGGCACGTCACGCAGCGGCCGCCGCGGCCGGATCGTCTACAAACTCACACCGGAAGGCAAAGAGCGCTTTACCGAGTTGCTCAGCGCCGCCGGTCCATCGTCGTGGGATGACGAGCAGTTTGGTGTTCATTTCGCCTTCTTCGGGCGGGCCGACGCCGACACCAGGATGCGCATCCTGATCGGCCGGCGGTCTCGTCTTCAAGAACGGCTAGAGCAATTCCGGTCCGCGCTGAACCGGACCCGGGAACGGCTCGACGCCTACACGCTCGAACTGCAGCGGCACGGCCTGGAATCCGTCGAGCGCGAGGTCAAGTGGCTCGACGGCCTCATCAGCGCCGAACAGCGCACCAACACATCAGAAAACAATCATTCGCGGGAGCATCCGCTGTTCCCAACGTCCGGCTCCGAGCCGGACCGACCAAGTGACCATGAAAAGGAGAAGAGCTGA